One Nocardia huaxiensis genomic window, ACTGTTTCGGATTGTCTGGGGCCGGGGGAGTTCGGGTCGGCGGAACTGTTGCGGGGCGCGCTGGAGAAGCTGACGGCCCGGTTCACCGAGCTATGGGGCGAGCCGGAGAGTGGCGGGGCGGGGCCGGAGTCCGGTCCCGCGTGGGTGTTTCCGAGCGTGGTGGCGGGTTTGGCGCTGGGTCCGGCGACGGTGGATCTGCTGCTGGTGAGTCCCGCGGAGCAGAAGTATTGGCGGGACCGGAAATACGGTGCCGCGCGCGCTCGGACGGGACTGGGAGCGTGGGGCCGGTTCGCGGAGGATCTGGCCGGTTATGTGGAGGCGCTGCCGCCGGAGTCGATTCTGGTGCTGAGTGCCCGGGGCGGCCGCTATGTGCAGTTCTCCACCGATGAGGAGCATCTGCACGGCGAGTTGAGCCGCAGTGAATTCGTCGATCCGACTTGGCGTTACGGCGAGGAGACGGGTGCGGCGCTGCGTGCGTTGGGCTGGTCGCCGCCACGCGAGTCGAACTGGTGGCGGATCCAGCCGCGTCGGGCCGTGACGCCGGCGGTGAGCCGTTTCGCGGTGGCGGCGGTGGATGGTTTGCGCACGCTCGGGGTCGAGTCTCCGGGTGATCTGTTCGCCGATGCGTGGGTGGAGGGCGGCGACGATCTGGACATCGCGCCGCTGGGCATTCCGCTGAATTCCACGTCCCGTTCCAAGCGGGCCGAGTACCTGCTGCACTATGCCGCCTACCCGGCCGATTCCGAACCGCTGCGCACCGATATTCCCGGCGGCATCGGGATCGCCCGCGCCGCACAGGCTTTCGCGTGGTCGTGGACGCGCGAGGATGCGGAGCGTTTCGCCGGGGCGGCGGGCTGGCGGCCGCAGCGCGCCCCGGCCCCGTCCGCACGCACCACCTGGATGCAGACCGGTTTGCGGGTCGACACCCCCACCGCGGTCTTCACTTTCGACGGCGATCGTCTGGAGTCGATCTGTGTAACCCTCAGCGACAGCATCGAATCCCATCTCTACGAGGACGGTCTGCCCGCCGATGTGCAGGCGCAGCTGACGGCCGCTTTCGCGCGCGCCACCGATGGTTTCCGCACCGATCTGGGCCCGCCGGTGCACGGTGTGCTGTGGCATGCGCACGGCCCGGTGTGGGCGTCGGCGAATCTGCTGCTGGGTCTGGTGGCCGACACCGACACGGTCGATCTGTTCCTGGTGAATCCGGCCGAGCGGGCCCGCCGTCTGATCATCGAGCAGCAGCAGCTGGCGCTGCGGGCCGCGGATCACGAATGGCGGCAGTATCTGGACGATCTGGCCGGGCTCGCGCACGGTCTGGCGCCGGGCTCGCAGTTGATCATCGACAGTCGCGAGCACGGTTTCGCCCGCCTGGACCGCGCCGAGCGGGAGTTGCGGGTGGAGCTGGTGGGCGTCACCGGCCCGCAGCCGCAGCCGCAGGTCGCGGAGGTGATGTTGCGCGATGGCTGGCGGCATCCGGACGAGGTGCGCCCGCGCTGGCGCAATGCCTTGCCGCTGCCGGCACTGCGCCGCGATTTCCGCTGGTTCATGCAGATCGTGCTGTGGCCGCTGCGCACCGAGATGACGCCGGAGACGGAATTGCATGTGCGCGTGGATGGCTGGGATCAGGGCCTGCGCACGCCTCCGATCGGTGCGCCGCTGTC contains:
- a CDS encoding DUF6301 family protein codes for the protein MSFAVRVDIAGAVRIVKTAARFGWVWDAGDVRGFARQLAWAAPQPVGTMRRGALFSRTGLGVWWDSVMFWGNGHGLGYVRVTVSDCLGPGEFGSAELLRGALEKLTARFTELWGEPESGGAGPESGPAWVFPSVVAGLALGPATVDLLLVSPAEQKYWRDRKYGAARARTGLGAWGRFAEDLAGYVEALPPESILVLSARGGRYVQFSTDEEHLHGELSRSEFVDPTWRYGEETGAALRALGWSPPRESNWWRIQPRRAVTPAVSRFAVAAVDGLRTLGVESPGDLFADAWVEGGDDLDIAPLGIPLNSTSRSKRAEYLLHYAAYPADSEPLRTDIPGGIGIARAAQAFAWSWTREDAERFAGAAGWRPQRAPAPSARTTWMQTGLRVDTPTAVFTFDGDRLESICVTLSDSIESHLYEDGLPADVQAQLTAAFARATDGFRTDLGPPVHGVLWHAHGPVWASANLLLGLVADTDTVDLFLVNPAERARRLIIEQQQLALRAADHEWRQYLDDLAGLAHGLAPGSQLIIDSREHGFARLDRAERELRVELVGVTGPQPQPQVAEVMLRDGWRHPDEVRPRWRNALPLPALRRDFRWFMQIVLWPLRTEMTPETELHVRVDGWDQGLRTPPIGAPLS